The nucleotide sequence CGAGGGCGTCGAGATCGACGTTCAGCATCCGCGCGGCCTCCGCCGCCCGCTCCGCCGAACCGAGCCGCACCAGTTCGCACCGTCCGCCGACGACGACCACCGCCACCAGGTCGTCCCCCGACGACGCGAAACTCACCAGCGCGCGTTCGCCCAGCTCCTCGGCCACCTCGGCGAGCCGTGCGACCGGCCGCGGCCTGCCCCAGCGGCCCGTATGCCACCCGAGCCGATGCGCCTCGCGCAACCGCTCGGCGTGCTTGGACCGCAACGCCGCCGTCGGATGCCCGTCGTGCTGCGCCTGGTGGATCGCCTGATCGAGCCCCCGGACCTCACCGACCCGCTCGGCGAGTTCCGGATCGGCCGCCACAACAGGTTCGTACCGGTAACTTTGGGCGCGGGTCCGCTCCGTCCAGCCGAACAACCGGGCCGCGTCGGCGCGCTCCAGCACGATCTTGACGGCCAGATCCGCCAGCTCCCTGCCGTGCAACGCCGTCCCGGACACCAGCTCGATGCCGCCCATCCGATCGCGCACACGGTCGAGTTCGGTCAGCCCGGCCCGGATCTCGGTCAGCGCCCTGGTCTTGTCACCCTCGGCCACCGCGAGTTCCGCGCGGCAAAGCCTCCGCAACATCCGATGATCGACGGAGGTCAGCCGCCCCGGCCGCGGAATCCGTTCGAGCAACTCGGCGGCGCGCTGGTGTTTTCCTTTGCGCAGCTCGACCCGGACAGCCAGCATCCGCGCCAGCGCCGCCTGGTCGGCGAGGCGCGGCATCGGCATCCCGTTCGCCGCGCGCAGCGCGCGTGACGTCAAGCTCGGCGGGATCACGTTGGTGCGCAAGGCTTCCTGTACGTCGGCGCGGAGACCGACGATGGTCGCGTTGGCGACGCAGGTCTGGCAGCCCCACCGAAGCATCCTGCGGCGCGCGGACGCGGCATACGAGCGGGCGAGTTCGAGATCGTCGCTCATCAGCGCGGCGGAAGCCCGATACAGCTCCACATCGGCGAGATCACGGCTGATGCTCCGTTGCGTGCGCATCGTCGGCAGCACCTCGTCGAGGTGTCCTCCGGCTTCTTCGGCGAGCCCCGCCGTCAGCAGTGCCTGGGCTTGTGCGAGCCGCAGGAGCGGAGGCACCTTCATGTCGAGCGTGCGATAGATGTGTTCGCCCTTGGTCAAGACGCGCAGTGCCGCGGGCACGTTCCCCACCCTGAGCTCCAGCGAGCCGAGCGGCCTCATCACGTCGGCAGCCTGCGCCTTGAGATCATGCCGCTCCGCGAGCTCGATGGACCGCGTCAGGTCGTCACGCGCCTTGCGAACGTCGCCCAAACGGGTATTGGCCAGGCCGCGTGTCGCCAAAGTGCCCAGATATGGCCCCAGCAACGGAGCCGGGTCCTCGGCAGATGCCAAAGCCACGTTCTTCTGCCCGATGGACGAGTCGAAATAGGCCAGGCTCTCTTCGTTCCGGCCCGCGGCCATGAGCAGAAGAGCGTAATTATGGTCCAGCTGTCCTCCGAGTTCGGCACGCAGAAGCGGATCGGACACGGATTCGAGCAAGAGCCGAACCTCGTCGAGGCCGGCGATGCCCGCCTTGACCTCGCCTGCGGTTTCGGACGAAAGCGCCACGATGGTGCAGGTTAGGCGGATCCTGGTCGCCAGCCAGTCATCGTGGTGTTCGGGGGCGACCGGCCGAATCGAATCGAGCAGTGCCAGGCCTCGTCGGAGCAGCCGGACACCTTCGCGCTGACGGGCCGAGCACGCCGCATCGACGCCGGCTCGATGCAATTCACGAGCTTCGCGGATGACGTCAGGTTGCTTCAGCTCAATCACGGGCACCGAACTATGACAACACACTTAGTAGTCGAAAGAAGCCCGGCCGCTGAGTGGCTCCGCGACCGGGCCGGTTTCGATGCCGGATCAGGGCGTGGGCGGCGGGGTCTGCACACAGCCACCCGAGCATTCCAGCAGCTTGTCCCGGTAGTGCTCACAGTCCGGGCTGTGCTCGTGGTGCGGCAGGTCAGGCTTGGGCTGAGCCGGGTCGACCGGCTCCTCCTCGCCGATGGGGTCCTTGACGTCCGTAGGCGTCGACATTTGACGATCTCCTCCCCTGATGATCTTTCTTTGTCGTACCAGGCAGCCTCGTTACGACGGCCCCCTCCGTTCACAGGCCCTCTTCCTGCGAACGGGGCAATAGTGCCACAACGGAGCAGTGATCGGGAGCGATTACCTACACTGAGTCATCGTCGGCACCCAAAAGGGGGATGCCTGGTTAGCGAGCCTCACGATCTCCGCCGAATGGCCGCGCCACTCCTCGCGAATACGGCGAATCGAGATCATTCCACTGCGCCATCCGGCCTAAGATCCAAAACTTCTTGCGACACAAGGGTTTCCGGCTGAAAAACCGGGGGAACCCACGGCCTGTCGGGGGTTGACCGGCGAAACATCCGGAGGAGATAACGATGCCCACGTGGTTGGTCATCATCATCGTCATCGCCGCGATCCTTGTGGTGGGCGCGGCCGCTTGGTTCGTCGTCGCGGAACAGCGCAAGCGGCGATTGCGAGAGACGTTCGGGCCAGAATACGACCGTGCGGTCGAGGAGCACGAAAATCCCAGGGAAGCCGAACGTGAGCTTTCGTCGCGGGTGAAACGACATTCGGATCTCGACATCCGGCCGCTGCCGGAGACCACGAAGGACCGGTACGCCCAGGAATGGGCGCTGATCCAGGAACAGTTCGTCGACCGCCCGTCCGGCGCCGTCGTCGAAGCGGACCGGGTGCTGGTCTCCTTGATGGCTGAGCGCGGCTACCCGACCGAGGGGTACGACCAGCAACTCGCGGATCTGTCCGTCCGGCACGCGAACGCGTTGCGGCACTACCGCGCCGGACACGACACACTGGTGCGCCACAAGGAATCCGAAATGTCCACAGAGGACATGCGCGAAGCGATGAAGCACTACCGCGAAGTGTTCGAAGATCTGTTGACCGACGCCGGCGAAGGAGCGGAAAGCCATGGAAAGCAGGCCCCTGGAAACCGAGGGAACGGAACGCGTCGCGGGGACGACGGATCGGCTCGGCGAGGAACGGACCGCTGACGGGGAAACCGGGCAGGCTTTGAGCACCGAAGATCTCGTGGCCACGGAGCCCGAGCGTACCGACGAAGACGAAGCTCAGACGTTGTTCGCCGACACCGACGTCGACCGGTTCCGCGAAAGCTGGCAAGGCATCCAGACGGCCTTCGTGGACGATCCGCAGCGGGCGGTCAAGGAGGCCGACGAACTCGTCGCGGTCGTGATCCAGAACCTGGCCACGACGTTCGCGGATCACAAGAAGGAACTGGAATCCGCGTGGAGCCAGGGCGAACCGGCGACCGAAGACCTCCGGATCGCGCTGCGCCGCTACCGGTCGTTCTTCAACCAGTTGCTGAGCGCTTAGGGCGAAACCTCGTGAGTGGTAAGGACGGTTCTAACCGTCCTTACCACTCACGAGGTTTTCAGGCGCCGGTGGTCGATCCGGGCCGCACGATCATCAGCACCGTCACCACGACCCAGAGCAGATTGAACATCCCCGTGTACATCGCCACCCGCCCGGCCGTGAGCGGTTCCGACGGCGGCTCCGCGCCCAGTGCGGCGAGGATCGCGTTCTGCCCCGGCAGGACCAGCAACGCCAGCACACCGGCGGCGGCCGCGGTGAGCACGATCGACACGATCACCCACAAATCGCCGAAGACCCGCATGCTGCCCGCCGTCGCCAGGCCGAAGAACGGCACCGCGATTCCGAGGATCGCGTAGACCCGGCAGATCCGGTTGAGCGCGCGAAGCACGGACAGTCCAGAACCCGGTTCGGCGAACGCTTTGCGCGCGGCGGCGGGGAACATGCTCGCCGCGACGGTGACCGGTCCGACCGCGATGACAGCGGCGAGCACATGAAGAATCAAGAGGACTTTCGACACGCCACCGACCCTATGATCGTCGCCCCGGCCTCCGGTACCGGTGTTTTCGACAGATGTCGCAGGATTCCGGCCATGCGGCTACGTCCGCCGACGTACGCGGAGTGCCGCCCGTGAACGGATGTGGCTACGGCCTCTCCCGGGACACCATTCGGCACCATGAACCTTCCCGTGGACACAGACGAACTCACGAAACGGTACGGCGGGCAACTCGCCGTCGACCGGATGAAGCTGACCGTGCTGCCCGGCGAGATCTACGGCTTCCTCGGCCCGAACGGCGCGGGCAAGACGACCACGTTGCGGATGTTGCTGGGGCTGGTGCGGCCGACCTCCGGCAGCGTCCGGCTGTTCGGCAGGCCGCCCGGCGATCTGGACGGCGTCGGCGCGCTGATCGAATCGCCGGGCTTCTACCCGTATCTGTCCGGTTCGGACAATCTCAAGGTGCTGGCCCGGTACAGCGGAACGGATCCGCTCCGCGTCGGCGAGGTGCTCGCGATGGTCGACCTCGCCGATCGAGGCAAGGACCGGTACTCGACCTACTCGCTCGGCATGAAACAGCGGCTCGGTGTGGCGGCGGCGTTGCTGAAGGATCCGCGGCTGCTGATCCTCGACGAGCCGACCAACGGGCTCGACCCGGCCGGGATGGCCGACATGCGGGTGCTGATCCGCAGGCTCGGCGCGGAGGGGTGCACCGTGCTGCTGTCGAGCCACCTGCTGGGCGAGGTCCAGCAGATCTGTGACCGCGTCGGCGTCGTCTCGCGCGGGCGGATGGTCGCGGAGAACACGGTGGCCGAGCTGCGCGGCGGCACGGTGCTGCACATCGAGACCGAGGAGATCATGCGCGCCGCGGACCTGGTGCGGCACTGGATCGGCGCGGAAAACGTGCGCGCGAGCGGGACCGGTCTCGACCTGACCGTCGCCCCGGAACGCGCTTCGTGGCTGAACCGCGAACTCGTCACGGCGGGGATCCCGGTGCAAGAACTGCACGTCCGCGAACGGGATCTGGAACAGGTGTTCTTCGAGCTCACCGGAGAGGTGGCAGGTCATGTGGGGTAGCTGCACCGCCGAGCTGGCGAAACTCGTCCGGCGTCCGGCGAACTGGTTCATGCTGGGGATCGCGGTCGTGCTCGGCCTGACCTTCACCTATCTGCTGCCGCTCGCGGGCGCGGCGGGTTCGTCGAGCGGAGCGCCCGGTACCGACCGCGGGCTGGCCGCGACCCTTCCGGCGAATCTGGTCGGCAACTCGATCGGCGGGCTGCCGGTGTTCCTCGGGGCGATCCTGCTCGTGCTCGGGGTGCTGGCCGTGGGCACCGAATACGGCTGGGGCACCTGGAAGACCGTGCTGACACAAGGGCCTTCACGGCTGACCGTCTACAGTGGAAAGTTGTTCGCGCTGGCGGTCGCGTCCCTGACCGTCGTGCTGACGAGCTTCGCGACGGGCGCGGTCACGAGCGCGCTCATCGCCTCGTCGGAAGGCGAACCGATGAACTGGCCGTCGTCCGGCTCGTTGCTGACGGGGATCGGTGCGGGCTGGCTGATCGCGATGACCTGGGCGGCACTCGGCGCGGCTCTCGCGATCGCGATGCGCGGGGTGGCGCTGCCGATCGGGCTCGGCCTGGTGTGGCTGCTGGTGGTCCAGAACCTGCTGTTCGGGGTCGCGGCCCCGTTGGTGGAGTGGGTCGGCACGCTCCAGCTGGCGCTGCCGGGAGCCAACGCCGGTTCGCTGGCCGCGTCGCTGGGCGCTTCGGGCGCGACACCGGGGATCGGGGAACTCGTCGGTGTCTCCCAGGCGACCCTGGTCGTGGCCGGCTATCTCGTGGTCTTCGCCGGCCTGGGCGGCTGGCTGCTGCGGCGCCGGGATGTCCTCTGAACCGCGCGTGAAGGCCCCCTTCCCTCGGCTCAGCGAAGGGAAGGGGGCCTTCACGCGGGATCAGGCGAGCGCGTCGAGATCCGCGACGACGTCCGCGGGCAGCTCGAGTTTCGCGGCGGCGACGTTCTCGTGCAGGTGGAGCAACGACGACGTACCCGGGATCAGCAGGATGTTCGGCGACCGCTGGAGCAGCCACGCGAGCGCGACCTGCATCG is from Amycolatopsis lurida and encodes:
- a CDS encoding CHAT domain-containing protein, whose protein sequence is MIELKQPDVIREARELHRAGVDAACSARQREGVRLLRRGLALLDSIRPVAPEHHDDWLATRIRLTCTIVALSSETAGEVKAGIAGLDEVRLLLESVSDPLLRAELGGQLDHNYALLLMAAGRNEESLAYFDSSIGQKNVALASAEDPAPLLGPYLGTLATRGLANTRLGDVRKARDDLTRSIELAERHDLKAQAADVMRPLGSLELRVGNVPAALRVLTKGEHIYRTLDMKVPPLLRLAQAQALLTAGLAEEAGGHLDEVLPTMRTQRSISRDLADVELYRASAALMSDDLELARSYAASARRRMLRWGCQTCVANATIVGLRADVQEALRTNVIPPSLTSRALRAANGMPMPRLADQAALARMLAVRVELRKGKHQRAAELLERIPRPGRLTSVDHRMLRRLCRAELAVAEGDKTRALTEIRAGLTELDRVRDRMGGIELVSGTALHGRELADLAVKIVLERADAARLFGWTERTRAQSYRYEPVVAADPELAERVGEVRGLDQAIHQAQHDGHPTAALRSKHAERLREAHRLGWHTGRWGRPRPVARLAEVAEELGERALVSFASSGDDLVAVVVVGGRCELVRLGSAERAAEAARMLNVDLDALAPDRLPAPLVQAVLGSARKQAERLDGQLVRPLEALLGDRGLVVVPTGPLFAVPWGVLPALRARPIVVAPSATAWLGAERAAMPRARKVVLVRGPGLVGTRGELDKLATHYLAAHTLAGADATVSAVLRALDGAKLAHIAAHGAHEPENALFSRLELADGALFAHEMAGLAQPPAQVVFAACELALNRIRPGDEVLGFASALLASGSRTVIAPLSRVGDEAAAAAMDDYHRGLAEGAGPATALADTIAVDPFRRPFVCLGAG
- a CDS encoding membrane protein codes for the protein MSKVLLILHVLAAVIAVGPVTVAASMFPAAARKAFAEPGSGLSVLRALNRICRVYAILGIAVPFFGLATAGSMRVFGDLWVIVSIVLTAAAAGVLALLVLPGQNAILAALGAEPPSEPLTAGRVAMYTGMFNLLWVVVTVLMIVRPGSTTGA
- a CDS encoding ABC transporter ATP-binding protein is translated as MNLPVDTDELTKRYGGQLAVDRMKLTVLPGEIYGFLGPNGAGKTTTLRMLLGLVRPTSGSVRLFGRPPGDLDGVGALIESPGFYPYLSGSDNLKVLARYSGTDPLRVGEVLAMVDLADRGKDRYSTYSLGMKQRLGVAAALLKDPRLLILDEPTNGLDPAGMADMRVLIRRLGAEGCTVLLSSHLLGEVQQICDRVGVVSRGRMVAENTVAELRGGTVLHIETEEIMRAADLVRHWIGAENVRASGTGLDLTVAPERASWLNRELVTAGIPVQELHVRERDLEQVFFELTGEVAGHVG
- a CDS encoding ABC transporter permease; this encodes MWGSCTAELAKLVRRPANWFMLGIAVVLGLTFTYLLPLAGAAGSSSGAPGTDRGLAATLPANLVGNSIGGLPVFLGAILLVLGVLAVGTEYGWGTWKTVLTQGPSRLTVYSGKLFALAVASLTVVLTSFATGAVTSALIASSEGEPMNWPSSGSLLTGIGAGWLIAMTWAALGAALAIAMRGVALPIGLGLVWLLVVQNLLFGVAAPLVEWVGTLQLALPGANAGSLAASLGASGATPGIGELVGVSQATLVVAGYLVVFAGLGGWLLRRRDVL